In a single window of the Synechococcus sp. MW101C3 genome:
- a CDS encoding class I SAM-dependent methyltransferase, with translation MAPIPFPDASVGVATAFSFLEHVPRVLSVVEPDSADTMWFPFLELMNDVHRVLIKPGGLFFSSTPSYPWPMAFADPTHVNIMTEETIVHSFASRGYGCACLAFQETLCF, from the coding sequence GTGGCTCCGATTCCTTTTCCTGATGCATCAGTGGGTGTGGCTACGGCATTTTCCTTCTTAGAGCATGTGCCACGTGTGCTTTCTGTTGTTGAGCCTGATTCGGCCGATACCATGTGGTTCCCATTCCTAGAGCTGATGAACGATGTACACCGCGTGCTCATCAAGCCAGGAGGACTTTTCTTCTCTAGCACTCCCTCCTATCCGTGGCCGATGGCATTTGCCGACCCGACCCATGTGAATATCATGACCGAAGAGACGATCGTTCACTCTTTTGCCAGCCGAGGCTATGGGTGCGCATGTTTGGCTTTTCAGGAGACTTTATGTTTCTAG
- a CDS encoding FkbM family methyltransferase yields the protein MSSESCPLPKGLAFLRSLALPRKLGLLERLFGRRLASRGIAEVCLANGCVWTIDFGEVTHRWMVYGAYEGPVQMNWLKGWLKNGGVFVDSGANIGQFVVSLSASPGICTFAFEPVRDQRRWLEGCLCRYPQWDVSVIPLGLGDAEQQAMIKLAGGRSTLRQDWYQGQQLTQELIELTTLDQFTSREGIDRIRLWKLDMEGYEPKALAGAQHLLAQRRIDALLIEAQTATIPRILEILSAAGYGLYRLQGSGSLSAITESVWAGGFEGNLIALPHGSGR from the coding sequence ATGTCTTCAGAATCCTGTCCGCTGCCAAAAGGGCTTGCCTTCCTTCGTTCCCTGGCTTTGCCGCGGAAGCTCGGCCTCCTAGAACGGCTGTTCGGGCGCAGGCTCGCCTCAAGAGGGATTGCAGAGGTCTGTCTTGCCAATGGTTGCGTCTGGACGATTGATTTCGGTGAAGTCACGCACCGCTGGATGGTGTATGGAGCCTATGAAGGGCCGGTGCAAATGAACTGGCTCAAGGGCTGGCTGAAGAACGGTGGAGTGTTTGTTGATAGTGGTGCCAATATCGGCCAGTTCGTTGTGAGCCTCTCGGCTTCTCCGGGTATTTGCACGTTTGCGTTTGAGCCTGTACGTGATCAGCGGCGGTGGCTTGAAGGCTGCCTTTGCCGATACCCGCAATGGGATGTTTCTGTGATTCCACTCGGGCTGGGAGATGCTGAACAGCAGGCGATGATCAAGCTCGCGGGTGGTCGCTCCACCCTTCGCCAGGATTGGTATCAGGGTCAGCAGCTCACCCAGGAGCTGATTGAGCTCACGACCCTTGATCAGTTTACGAGCCGTGAGGGGATTGATCGCATCCGCCTCTGGAAGCTCGATATGGAAGGCTATGAACCCAAGGCACTCGCGGGTGCGCAGCATCTACTTGCTCAACGGCGCATTGATGCCTTGCTGATCGAAGCCCAGACAGCCACGATCCCAAGGATCCTGGAGATCCTCTCCGCAGCTGGATATGGGCTTTACCGTCTCCAGGGATCCGGTAGCCTTTCGGCGATTACCGAATCAGTGTGGGCAGGTGGATTCGAAGGCAATCTGATCGCCCTGCCTCACGGTTCCGGTCGTTAG
- a CDS encoding glycosyltransferase, whose product MKVLHVIPSISPLRGGPSAAVLTMVAALRRRGVDAAILTSNDHGPGVDPSLPLGDWCERQGVPVLAFPRWSPPLRPLREFAVTPGLNQWLARNLHGIQLLHVHALFSWPSTTAMAQARRAGVPYVLRPIGQLNHWSLRRSVGRKRLLLRLIERRNLEGAASLHFTSDAERQEAMALALSTPCLVLPLGVASPAAGMARLTPPPTVFLFLSRLHPKKRLEHLLEALALLRRHHPGAAWELHIAGTGDAVYVAGLQDLARRLGVAHQLRWLGFLEGAAKWRALCEAHWFVLPSASENFGIAAVEALAVGTPVILSPEVAVAASVKQAAAGLICPADPPELADALARALGGPSESMQQAASRLAADQYSWPGIAERLEHLYDSLIH is encoded by the coding sequence ATGAAGGTTCTCCATGTCATTCCGTCGATCAGCCCACTGCGTGGCGGGCCTTCCGCTGCGGTGCTGACGATGGTGGCGGCCCTGCGCCGCCGTGGCGTGGATGCGGCGATCCTCACCAGCAACGATCATGGGCCCGGCGTCGATCCCTCTCTGCCTCTGGGCGATTGGTGCGAGCGGCAGGGTGTGCCGGTGCTGGCCTTTCCCCGCTGGAGCCCGCCGCTGCGGCCGTTGCGGGAATTCGCGGTCACCCCCGGGCTCAACCAGTGGTTGGCCCGCAATCTTCACGGCATTCAGCTGCTGCATGTGCATGCTCTCTTCTCCTGGCCCTCCACCACTGCCATGGCCCAGGCCCGCCGCGCCGGCGTGCCCTACGTGCTGCGTCCCATCGGTCAGCTCAACCACTGGAGTCTGCGCCGCAGTGTCGGCCGCAAGCGCCTGCTGCTGCGACTGATCGAACGCCGCAACCTGGAGGGGGCGGCCTCGCTGCACTTCACCAGTGACGCGGAACGGCAAGAGGCCATGGCCCTCGCTCTATCCACCCCCTGCTTGGTGTTGCCGCTCGGCGTGGCTTCTCCTGCTGCCGGTATGGCCAGGCTGACTCCACCTCCAACGGTGTTCCTCTTCCTCTCGCGCCTCCACCCCAAGAAGCGGCTGGAGCACTTGCTGGAGGCCCTCGCCCTGCTGCGCCGCCATCACCCTGGCGCCGCCTGGGAGCTGCACATCGCTGGAACTGGCGATGCCGTTTATGTGGCTGGCCTGCAGGATCTGGCCCGCCGGTTGGGAGTCGCACACCAACTCCGCTGGCTGGGCTTTCTGGAGGGAGCGGCGAAGTGGCGGGCCCTGTGCGAAGCCCACTGGTTTGTGTTGCCCTCTGCCTCCGAAAACTTTGGCATCGCTGCGGTGGAGGCCCTGGCTGTCGGCACTCCGGTGATCCTTTCCCCGGAGGTGGCCGTGGCCGCGTCAGTGAAGCAGGCCGCTGCCGGCTTGATCTGCCCCGCCGATCCGCCGGAGCTGGCTGATGCCCTGGCCAGAGCCCTGGGAGGTCCGTCAGAATCCATGCAGCAGGCCGCCAGCCGGCTGGCGGCTGACCAATACAGCTGGCCCGGAATCGCCGAACGCCTGGAGCACCTTTACGACTCCTTGATTCATTGA
- a CDS encoding class I SAM-dependent methyltransferase, producing the protein MFFEVKMPSPSLWIKQVYRLILPASMRSSKVVSRVKKLIVNSQLFPHDMIYDEDYYSNVIEAAANRSSEVMAQSIIDEFNPQSVIDVGCGTGALLERFQKNGCTVIGLEYSNAALVICDARGIRALKYDIEIGQMPDLGTYDVAVSVEVAEHLPQACADSYVRLLTSLSGVIVFAAAPPGQGGTDHVNEQPPEYWISKFSEHGFEYSSIISNRWRDAWKSSGKVELWYHMNLLVFLSSADAQ; encoded by the coding sequence ATGTTCTTTGAAGTCAAAATGCCCAGTCCTTCGTTATGGATTAAACAAGTGTATCGCTTGATTCTGCCTGCTTCCATGAGAAGTAGTAAAGTAGTGTCGAGAGTGAAGAAGTTGATCGTCAACTCTCAACTCTTTCCTCATGACATGATATACGATGAAGATTACTACAGCAATGTAATCGAGGCCGCCGCAAATCGAAGTAGCGAAGTGATGGCCCAATCGATTATAGATGAATTCAATCCACAGAGTGTAATTGATGTTGGCTGTGGAACTGGTGCGCTGCTCGAGCGATTTCAAAAGAATGGATGTACAGTGATTGGCTTAGAATATTCCAATGCTGCACTTGTGATTTGTGATGCTCGGGGCATTAGGGCGCTTAAGTATGATATTGAGATCGGGCAAATGCCTGATCTGGGGACATATGATGTGGCGGTGAGTGTCGAAGTTGCAGAACACTTGCCTCAGGCTTGCGCAGACAGTTATGTACGCCTGTTAACTTCGCTTTCCGGTGTGATTGTTTTTGCCGCTGCGCCACCAGGTCAGGGAGGCACAGATCATGTGAATGAGCAGCCACCGGAGTATTGGATATCTAAATTTTCAGAGCATGGCTTTGAGTATTCAAGTATTATTTCGAATCGATGGAGAGATGCCTGGAAGTCTAGTGGCAAAGTCGAACTCTGGTATCACATGAACCTCTTGGTCTTCCTGAGCAGTGCTGATGCACAGTGA
- a CDS encoding WcaF family extracellular polysaccharide biosynthesis acetyltransferase, which yields MQRLDTYSTPPHWHPGATAAVRTVWFCLGSPLLAARWLPGSAWRVALLRAFGALIGKGCRIKPGLRVQFPWRLEVGEHCWLGEHAWFDNLAPVKMGHRVCVSQGAYLCTGNHDFRSPGFEQRLAGITVEDDVWIAARAVLAPGTVVGAGAVICLAAVVHGAVPACAIMRGNPAVVVGQRGQTAATPTTLPGAQSCG from the coding sequence ATGCAGCGTCTTGATACGTACAGCACCCCGCCCCATTGGCATCCTGGCGCTACCGCTGCGGTACGCACGGTGTGGTTCTGCCTTGGATCGCCGTTGCTGGCGGCCCGCTGGCTACCGGGCTCGGCCTGGCGGGTGGCGCTGCTGCGCGCCTTTGGAGCGCTTATCGGTAAGGGCTGCCGCATCAAGCCCGGTCTGCGGGTGCAGTTTCCTTGGCGGCTGGAAGTGGGCGAGCACTGCTGGCTGGGCGAACACGCGTGGTTCGATAATCTCGCCCCGGTGAAGATGGGCCATCGGGTGTGTGTGTCGCAGGGGGCCTATCTCTGCACCGGCAACCACGATTTCCGTTCGCCGGGCTTCGAGCAGCGGCTGGCAGGTATCACGGTGGAGGATGACGTGTGGATCGCCGCCCGGGCGGTGCTGGCACCCGGCACGGTGGTGGGCGCCGGGGCCGTGATCTGCCTGGCGGCAGTGGTCCATGGGGCGGTGCCAGCCTGCGCCATCATGCGCGGGAATCCAGCGGTGGTGGTGGGCCAGCGTGGCCAAACCGCTGCGACTCCCACCACCCTGCCCGGTGCCCAATCCTGTGGCTGA
- a CDS encoding glycosyltransferase family 4 protein, with the protein MAKLARQLRCQQPTLVLICGYFPRSHLVLALLLRLQGQRIGLRSDNTLTHTAFTGLKGRLRRVAVGWIQGLFHSWHPVGEQALAYLYTLSGTERPSFRFAYAVDNEWFAAQSARSRLDRPAFLHARSWPEDAFVVLGILKWTPREDPLTLVEGFRRLQRACPRARLILVGDGPLRNEVAAACARLADRVHCPGYVPYSQLPLWYGRADVFAHPAPDEPWGVSVNEALACSLPVVAADGVGAAVEMITLGVCGSVFASGNAAELAGQLEAMAAMPDARRAMAPACCAAADRWHYRHSITAFEQALQEVGCSPS; encoded by the coding sequence ATGGCGAAGCTGGCCAGGCAGCTGCGGTGCCAACAGCCCACCCTGGTTCTGATCTGCGGCTATTTCCCCCGGAGCCATCTGGTGTTGGCGTTGCTGCTGCGTCTGCAAGGCCAGCGCATCGGCCTCCGTTCCGACAACACGCTCACCCATACGGCCTTCACTGGGTTGAAGGGGCGGCTGAGACGTGTGGCCGTGGGCTGGATCCAGGGGCTCTTCCACAGCTGGCACCCTGTAGGGGAGCAAGCCCTCGCCTACCTGTACACCCTCTCGGGAACGGAGCGCCCCAGCTTCCGCTTTGCCTACGCCGTGGACAACGAATGGTTCGCCGCCCAATCCGCACGCTCCCGCCTGGATCGCCCTGCCTTCCTCCATGCCCGCAGCTGGCCGGAAGACGCGTTTGTGGTGCTGGGGATTCTGAAGTGGACGCCTCGCGAGGATCCCCTCACGCTGGTGGAAGGCTTCCGCCGTCTGCAACGGGCCTGCCCCCGCGCCAGGCTGATCCTGGTCGGTGACGGGCCCTTGAGGAACGAAGTGGCTGCAGCCTGTGCTCGGCTCGCCGATCGGGTGCATTGCCCCGGCTATGTGCCCTATTCCCAGCTCCCCCTCTGGTATGGCCGCGCTGATGTGTTCGCACATCCGGCACCCGATGAACCTTGGGGTGTGTCGGTGAATGAGGCGCTGGCTTGTAGCCTCCCGGTGGTTGCCGCAGACGGTGTGGGCGCAGCTGTCGAGATGATCACCCTTGGGGTGTGTGGCTCTGTGTTCGCCAGTGGCAACGCGGCCGAACTAGCCGGCCAGCTGGAGGCCATGGCTGCCATGCCCGATGCCCGCCGTGCGATGGCACCGGCCTGCTGTGCCGCTGCGGATCGCTGGCACTACCGCCACAGCATCACCGCGTTCGAGCAGGCCCTCCAGGAGGTCGGATGCTCTCCATCGTGA
- a CDS encoding glycosyltransferase family 2 protein — protein MADPLDQVTPLILSFNEEANIGRTLAGLTWARRIVVIDSGSTDRTLDILAAAPQVEVVHRVFDTHARQWNAGLEQIDDGWVLSLDADYGITPLLRQEMAAALQGAPAEVGGFRIPFRYCVAGRPLRGSVLPPRIALFRRAAGDYIDDGHTQDLVLQGRCETLREPILHDDRKSLSRWFWAQERYLRLEVQKLRTTPRHQLSRADRLRQRHWIAPFAVLLLCLIWHRGLLDGWRGWYYAFQRMLVELMLSLMLWGAEKQ, from the coding sequence GTGGCTGACCCCCTCGATCAGGTCACCCCGTTGATCCTCAGCTTCAACGAGGAGGCCAACATCGGCCGCACCCTTGCCGGGCTCACCTGGGCGCGGCGCATCGTTGTGATCGACAGCGGCAGCACCGACCGAACCCTAGACATCCTGGCCGCTGCGCCCCAGGTGGAGGTGGTGCACCGGGTGTTCGACACCCACGCCCGCCAGTGGAACGCCGGCCTGGAGCAGATCGACGACGGCTGGGTGCTCAGCCTCGATGCCGACTACGGGATCACGCCGCTTCTGCGGCAGGAGATGGCCGCAGCGTTGCAGGGCGCGCCGGCGGAGGTGGGCGGATTTCGCATCCCCTTCCGCTACTGCGTGGCCGGCCGCCCATTGCGCGGCAGCGTGCTGCCGCCGCGCATCGCCCTGTTCCGCCGCGCCGCGGGCGACTACATCGACGACGGCCACACCCAGGATCTGGTGCTGCAGGGCCGTTGTGAGACGCTGCGCGAGCCGATCCTCCACGACGACCGCAAGAGCCTCTCGCGCTGGTTCTGGGCGCAGGAGCGCTACTTGCGCCTGGAAGTGCAGAAGCTGCGTACCACCCCGCGCCACCAGCTCTCCCGCGCCGACCGTTTGCGCCAACGCCACTGGATCGCACCCTTCGCGGTGCTGCTGCTCTGCCTGATCTGGCACCGCGGACTGCTAGATGGCTGGCGCGGCTGGTATTACGCCTTCCAGCGGATGCTGGTGGAGCTGATGCTCAGTCTGATGCTTTGGGGGGCAGAAAAGCAGTAA
- a CDS encoding methyltransferase domain-containing protein gives MLALPPFDVVISTEVVEHCYAPRCWAAATYSCLKPGGQLICSTLYHGYFKNLALALSGRLDAHFTALWEGGHIKSWSRDTLSQLLITAGLTDLRFIGAGRLPWLWMSMLVTARRSW, from the coding sequence GTGTTGGCTTTACCGCCTTTCGATGTGGTCATCAGCACGGAAGTTGTGGAGCATTGCTACGCTCCACGATGTTGGGCAGCCGCCACGTATTCCTGCTTGAAGCCGGGTGGCCAGCTGATCTGTTCCACGCTATATCATGGCTATTTCAAGAATCTTGCCCTCGCCCTCAGCGGCAGGTTGGATGCGCATTTCACCGCCCTCTGGGAGGGCGGGCACATCAAATCCTGGAGCCGAGATACGCTCTCTCAGTTACTCATTACTGCCGGTCTTACGGATCTACGATTCATTGGTGCGGGCCGCTTGCCGTGGCTGTGGATGTCGATGCTCGTCACAGCTCGTAGATCCTGGTAA
- a CDS encoding glycosyltransferase family 2 protein has translation MLSIVIVTYRREQVLLDTIESLQPLRAALQQPSELLIIDQTELHQPSTQEALQRWAQAGQIRWLQLPAPHLTRAMNTGLLEAGGEIVLFLDDDVVPSPGLLQGHVMAYARFPDAWAVVGQVLQPGQKPENLPRKPHASAFWRDLDFPFHSNLETLVENAMGCNLSLKRRQGLLIGGFDENFPPPVAARFESEFAKRLVRAGGCIRFAPDASLRHLAVRSGGTRSHGSHLTSASSRYGVGDCYFALRFAKGWDRFWYLARKPFREVRTRFHLRHPWWIPVKLVGEIRALLLALRISRKSPALLIAPHD, from the coding sequence ATGCTCTCCATCGTGATCGTCACCTACCGGCGCGAGCAGGTTCTGCTCGACACCATTGAATCTCTCCAGCCGCTAAGGGCGGCCCTCCAGCAGCCATCTGAGTTGCTGATCATCGATCAGACCGAGCTGCATCAGCCCTCCACACAGGAAGCCCTGCAGCGGTGGGCTCAGGCTGGGCAGATTCGCTGGTTGCAGCTGCCTGCCCCTCACCTCACCCGCGCCATGAATACCGGCCTTCTGGAAGCCGGAGGCGAGATCGTTCTGTTTCTTGATGACGATGTCGTGCCTTCTCCAGGCCTGCTTCAGGGCCACGTCATGGCCTATGCCCGTTTCCCCGATGCCTGGGCAGTTGTTGGCCAGGTGCTGCAACCCGGGCAGAAGCCTGAGAACCTGCCCAGGAAGCCGCATGCCTCGGCCTTCTGGAGGGATCTTGATTTCCCGTTCCACTCCAACCTTGAAACTTTGGTCGAGAACGCGATGGGTTGTAATCTAAGCCTCAAACGAAGGCAGGGTCTTCTGATCGGTGGATTTGATGAGAACTTTCCACCGCCTGTGGCCGCTCGCTTTGAGTCTGAATTTGCCAAGCGTCTGGTTCGAGCTGGCGGCTGCATCCGTTTTGCGCCGGATGCTTCTCTTCGCCACCTGGCGGTACGAAGTGGCGGCACGCGTAGCCACGGATCGCACCTCACCAGTGCCTCGTCACGTTATGGCGTTGGTGATTGCTATTTCGCTCTACGCTTTGCTAAAGGCTGGGATCGGTTCTGGTATCTTGCACGCAAACCTTTTCGTGAGGTTCGCACACGGTTTCATCTCCGGCACCCCTGGTGGATTCCGGTGAAATTAGTGGGCGAGATCAGGGCGCTGCTGCTAGCACTCCGTATCAGTCGCAAGTCTCCCGCGTTGTTGATAGCTCCGCACGACTGA
- a CDS encoding glycosyltransferase family 4 protein produces MAELRQLGIEPLVAWYEPWSCHPQLSVPLHRLGWWRRPDQLRRPLYAGSEALANEAPPIEGHGIGAWLPELEFTHYLPDRYWRRLIASADLHLAVTGTPLCAHRFLPSQVPFLAWIGTPWLGDRTDRVRRFPWPRRLLDRAVNGPVLQAMERRVLRAPQGRLLTISRHTAGELEALSGRAPAGVLHLPPDPALFVHEPGARVPWRLGFAGRYSDPRKHITLLLDAVACLRHQGQPVRLELAGEPHGDDLLAPALAARGLQGVVLCHPYLTLRQLAAVLQRWDLFVIPSHQEGLCIAGLEAMACGVPVVSTRCGGPEDFVLPGTTGALVVSDAAAMAAAISAICTDPERRRRLSVGARAWVARHADVSAARLNFRAHLAAVYPHLRIAHAD; encoded by the coding sequence ATGGCAGAGCTGCGCCAGCTCGGCATCGAGCCTCTGGTGGCCTGGTACGAGCCATGGAGTTGCCATCCGCAGCTCTCCGTGCCATTGCATCGCCTCGGGTGGTGGCGTAGGCCTGACCAGCTGCGGCGGCCTCTCTATGCAGGGAGCGAAGCCCTTGCCAACGAAGCCCCACCGATCGAAGGCCACGGCATCGGTGCCTGGCTGCCGGAGCTGGAGTTCACCCACTACCTGCCAGACCGATATTGGCGCAGGCTGATCGCCAGCGCCGATCTGCACCTCGCTGTCACGGGTACTCCGCTCTGCGCCCATCGCTTTCTCCCGTCCCAGGTGCCGTTCCTCGCCTGGATCGGCACGCCCTGGCTGGGCGACAGGACCGATCGGGTGCGCCGCTTCCCCTGGCCGCGGCGGCTGCTCGATCGTGCAGTGAATGGGCCGGTGCTACAGGCGATGGAGCGGCGCGTGCTGCGCGCGCCCCAGGGGCGGCTGCTCACCATCAGCCGCCACACCGCCGGCGAGCTGGAAGCCCTCTCGGGACGGGCCCCTGCTGGGGTGCTCCACCTCCCGCCCGACCCAGCCCTGTTCGTCCACGAGCCCGGCGCCCGGGTGCCGTGGCGCCTCGGTTTTGCCGGGCGCTACAGCGATCCCCGCAAGCACATCACGCTGCTCCTGGATGCAGTGGCCTGCTTGAGGCATCAGGGCCAACCCGTGCGGCTCGAGCTGGCCGGTGAACCCCACGGCGACGACCTGCTGGCACCGGCACTGGCGGCACGGGGTCTCCAGGGGGTGGTGCTCTGCCATCCATACCTCACGCTCCGGCAGCTGGCGGCAGTGCTGCAGCGCTGGGATCTTTTTGTGATCCCCTCCCATCAGGAGGGGCTTTGTATCGCGGGACTGGAGGCGATGGCTTGCGGGGTGCCTGTGGTGAGCACCCGCTGTGGCGGCCCGGAAGACTTCGTGCTGCCCGGCACCACCGGAGCTCTGGTTGTGTCCGACGCGGCAGCGATGGCGGCGGCCATCTCCGCGATCTGCACCGACCCCGAGCGTCGGCGACGACTCAGCGTTGGCGCTCGGGCCTGGGTGGCCCGCCACGCAGATGTTTCTGCCGCTCGCCTCAACTTCCGCGCCCATCTGGCCGCGGTTTACCCCCATCTGCGGATCGCCCATGCCGATTGA
- the asnB gene encoding asparagine synthase (glutamine-hydrolyzing), with protein sequence MCGIAGWLNPDHFGPHPLTIADLLHAALSHRGPDDSGSWQEDSPEGPKALLIHRRLAIQDLSAAGHQPMVSACGRYVLVFNGEIYNQLQLRIELEAQGHRFHSGSDTEVLLELLAREGEAALTRLRGMYAFCLWDRQRHSALLARDPYGIKPLYLWNGASGELLFASEVRALLASGLIERRLDSRALVGFLETGSVPEPLTLVAGVRSLPPGHCGAWQEGRWSQRRHWQPSYAPAGATVPQAEAPQRARQALERSVQAHLIGDVPVGLFLSGGLDSSALLALAPTPLTTLSIGFAQQGFDESQRAAQLARHFGAQHVPLQLDAPAAAEFLSGFLGAIDQPSVDGFNSYCVSALARREGVKVVLSGLGGDELFGGYPSFRAIPRLLRLHRSLGPGRVSIARVLARRRTHRARRLAAFLADAATPEAAHRCQRGLFAPDEVRQLLRHWQIDAPLHVPAPPEADVNELPAVASPTLADRIAWLESSRYMGPQLLRDSDTYSMAHGLELRLPLVDAQLFGELTAIPGRQRLAPGKRLLQRAVPELLKAVPLEGKRGFAFPFQSWFEQPGSPLRPGHGPLVLPGCPADIDLRPWARRWALIVLRHWLQQHLGLALPASP encoded by the coding sequence ATGTGTGGCATTGCCGGCTGGCTGAATCCGGATCATTTCGGCCCGCATCCTTTGACTATTGCGGATCTCCTTCACGCTGCCCTCTCCCACCGCGGCCCCGATGATTCCGGCAGCTGGCAGGAGGATTCCCCAGAAGGACCCAAGGCGCTTTTGATCCATCGCCGCCTAGCCATCCAGGATCTCTCCGCGGCCGGTCATCAGCCGATGGTGTCGGCCTGCGGTCGCTACGTGCTGGTGTTCAACGGCGAGATCTACAACCAGCTCCAGCTGCGCATCGAGCTGGAAGCCCAAGGGCATCGCTTCCACTCCGGCAGCGACACCGAGGTGCTGCTCGAACTGCTGGCACGCGAGGGTGAGGCGGCCCTGACGCGGCTGCGAGGCATGTATGCCTTCTGCCTCTGGGATCGCCAGCGCCACAGCGCCCTGCTGGCCCGTGATCCCTATGGCATCAAGCCGCTCTACCTCTGGAACGGTGCGAGCGGGGAGCTGCTGTTCGCCTCGGAGGTGCGGGCCCTGCTGGCCAGCGGCCTGATCGAGCGGCGCCTCGATTCCCGAGCTCTCGTTGGCTTTCTGGAGACAGGCAGTGTGCCCGAGCCCCTCACCCTGGTGGCCGGCGTGCGCAGCCTCCCCCCTGGCCACTGCGGCGCCTGGCAAGAGGGCCGTTGGAGCCAGCGCCGCCACTGGCAGCCCAGCTACGCCCCTGCCGGCGCAACCGTGCCGCAGGCCGAGGCACCGCAGCGCGCGCGCCAGGCCTTGGAGCGCTCCGTGCAGGCCCACCTGATCGGCGATGTGCCGGTGGGGCTGTTTCTCTCCGGTGGCCTGGATTCATCGGCCCTGCTCGCCCTGGCCCCCACGCCGCTCACCACCCTTTCGATCGGTTTCGCACAGCAGGGGTTCGATGAATCCCAGCGGGCAGCGCAGCTGGCGCGCCACTTCGGCGCCCAGCATGTGCCCCTGCAGTTGGATGCGCCGGCCGCCGCGGAGTTCCTGTCGGGCTTCCTGGGCGCCATCGATCAGCCCTCGGTGGATGGCTTCAACAGCTATTGCGTGTCGGCCCTGGCCCGCCGGGAAGGGGTGAAAGTGGTGCTCAGCGGCCTGGGCGGCGATGAGCTGTTCGGCGGCTATCCCAGTTTCCGTGCCATCCCCCGCCTGCTGCGGCTGCATCGCAGCCTGGGGCCAGGCCGTGTGTCCATCGCCCGTGTGCTGGCCCGTCGCCGCACACACCGGGCCCGCCGGCTGGCGGCCTTTCTGGCCGACGCGGCCACCCCCGAGGCCGCCCATCGTTGCCAGCGGGGGTTGTTCGCCCCGGATGAGGTGCGGCAGTTGCTTCGGCACTGGCAGATCGATGCACCGCTTCATGTGCCCGCTCCGCCTGAGGCGGACGTGAATGAGCTTCCGGCTGTCGCCAGCCCCACCTTGGCCGACCGCATCGCCTGGCTGGAGAGCAGCCGCTACATGGGTCCCCAGCTGCTCCGCGACAGCGACACTTACTCCATGGCCCATGGCCTGGAGCTGCGCCTGCCCCTGGTGGATGCCCAGCTCTTTGGTGAACTCACCGCCATTCCCGGCCGCCAGCGCCTGGCCCCGGGCAAGCGGCTGCTGCAGCGCGCCGTGCCCGAGTTGCTGAAGGCGGTGCCTCTGGAAGGGAAACGCGGCTTCGCGTTTCCCTTCCAGAGCTGGTTTGAGCAGCCCGGTTCGCCCTTGCGTCCTGGCCATGGCCCGCTTGTTCTGCCCGGCTGCCCAGCCGACATCGATCTGCGCCCCTGGGCCCGCCGCTGGGCTCTGATCGTGCTGCGCCACTGGCTGCAGCAGCATCTGGGGCTGGCCCTGCCGGCGTCTCCATGA